The Cydia amplana chromosome 11, ilCydAmpl1.1, whole genome shotgun sequence genome includes a region encoding these proteins:
- the LOC134651916 gene encoding sodium/potassium-transporting ATPase subunit alpha-like isoform X3, producing the protein MHARTSSYASITDFFRPSKPKGLRSRDLSTTRLNLLKQEIQTDAHLVPLKEFYIRFTTDPVNGLTSAKAAELLKFYGHNALTPATQYGWPKVLLKSMCTGFSVLIWLGALLCLGAYLLEASSKPNPSRDNLYLGCVLVAVDVICGLFSFFQNYKSSKIMKTFNNMIPTNAQCTRDGVLNVDTNVRDLVRGDLVRVQAGDIVPADIRVIDSKGFKVDNSSLTGESVAVCRSNSEGTANILESPNVAFFSTQCVEGWATGIVMCTGDLTALGRVAGLATRIQPKPSPLSEEISRFMRYMCIWALGLGAFVACASLALDYPFMQTIIFVIGIIVANIPEGLQPTVTASLTLTAQRMVKKNCLIKNLDAIEALGACTTICSDKTGTLTENKMCVYDVWTWNKTLTVSQTSFEANAAIIRCGALCSRATFKADGTIHGDASESAILDFVNKHGDPVSLRNQHPKVAEIPFNSTYKYQVSVHLDKNTSRYLVLMKGAPEIIIARCNTIAMEKDTKTFTREMKERADSAGIEMAKTGKRILALADLVLDASNFPLNYKFDAEDVNFPVDKLRFVGILGLMDPPRREVLSAIQRVRAAGVRVMMVTGDHPETARAVAGEVGIATTACHVITGAELRSMTPDLLDWTIDKYYEIVFARTSPTQKLQIVEACQRRGDIVAVTGDGVNDAPALRRADIGISMGITGSQVSKQTADIILMDDNFATIVTGIEEGRKIFDNLKKSICYILISNVPEIFPVLMFILFSIPLPLGVMTILCVDLGTDMWPAVSLAHERAESDVMARPPRRGQQLVSGRMLRLAYGHLGLVEVAAGMFAYFVVMAEHGFFPDVLFGIRSDWDNEAVSDLRDSVGQEWTYEARMTVQRASQAAYFVAVVITQMMNGVICKTRYNSIAHVGMKNKVLNMGLVVELLVACLVCYCPGVNDFFKAYPIRLRWWFLALPFALFMFVFDEFRRYCIRRELFGGWFNTLTYY; encoded by the exons ATGCATGCTAGAACTTCGAGCTATGCCTCGATCACTGACTTCTTTCGCCCTAGCAAACCCAAAGGGCTGAGGTCTAGAGACCTGAGCACAACTAGGTTGAATTTGCTGAAACAGGAGATACAAACGGATGCACATCTCGTTCCCCTCA AGGAATTTTACATTCGGTTCACGACCGATCCTGTAAATGGACTGACCAGTGCAAAGGCAGCAGAGTTGTTGAAATTCTACGGGCACAACGCACTGACGCCCGCGACGCAATACGGGTGGCCTAAAGTACTTTTAAAATCCATGTGTACAG GATTCTCCGTATTGATTTGGCTCGGCGCTCTACTGTGTTTGGGCGCGTACCTCCTCGAAGCGTCATCGAAACCGAACCCGAGCCGCGACAACTTGTACTTGGGATGCGTCCTCGTAGCTGTTGACGTCATTTGCGGACTTTTCAGCTTCTTTCAGAACTACAAAAGTTCGAAG ATAATGAAAACTTTCAACAACATGATTCCCACAAACGCCCAGTGCACTAGAGATGGCGTGCTGAACGTCGACACCAATGTCAGGGACCTAGTGAGAGGAGACTTGGTCCGCGTGCAAGCCGGGGACATAGTGCCGGCGGACATTCGGGTCATAGACAGTAAAGGTTTCAAA GTAGATAACTCATCGCTAACTGGCGAGTCTGTAGCAGTATGTCGCAGTAACTCCGAAGGCACTGCCAACATACTAGAGTCCCCTAATGTCGCCTTCTTTTCTACGCAATGTGTCGAAGGTTGGGCTACag GTATCGTCATGTGTACTGGCGATCTAACGGCATTAGGTCGCGTAGCTGGCCTAGCCACCAGAATCCAGCCCAAACCGTCCCCCCTATCCGAGGAGATATCCCGATTCATGCGCTACATGTGTATCTGGGCGTTGGGCCTGGGTGCATTCGTGGCGTGCGCGTCGCTGGCGCTCGATTATCCGTTCATGCAGACCATCATATTCGTTATTGGAATCATTGTTGCCAATATACCTGAAG GATTGCAACCAACAGTGACAGCATCTCTAACCCTAACCGCCCAGCGCATGGTCAAGAAGAACTGCCTTATAAAGAACCTTGACGCCATTGAAGCTTTAGGAGCCTGCACTACCATATGTTCGGACAAAACTGGCACCCTTACTGAGAATAAGATGTGCGTGTACGATGTGTGGACGTGGAACAAAACACTGACAGTATCGCAAACGTCATTTGAAG CTAACGCTGCTATAATCAGATGTGGAGCCCTATGCAGCAGGGCCACATTCAAAGCCGACGGCACCATCCACGGAGACGCTTCCGagtccgccatcttggattttgTTAATAAACACGGTGACCCGGTGTCTTTGAGGAACCAGCATCCTAAAGTCGCGGAGATACCTTTCAACTCTACGTATAAATAccaa GTAAGTGTGCACTTGGATAAAAATACTTCGCGATATTTAGTTCTAATGAAAGGAGCTCCAGAGATTATTATAGCTCGGTGTAACACAATAGCTATGGAGAAAGATACAAAGACCTTCACCCGAGAAATGAAGGAAAGAGCAGACTCTGCTGGAATCGAAATGGCCAAAACTG GTAAAAGAATTCTTGCGTTAGCCGACCTAGTTTTGGATGCTAGTAATTTTCCACTGAATTATAAATTCGATGCCGAAGATGTTAATTTTCCTGTAGACAAATTACGTTTTGTAGGAATCTTGGGACTAATGGATCCACCAAGAAGAGAG GTGCTATCAGCCATTCAGCGCGTCCGTGCAGCAGGCGTACGCGTAATGATGGTGACCGGAGACCACCCTGAAACCGCGCGCGCAGTGGCAGGCGAGGTCGGCATAGCCACGACCGCGTGCCACGTGATCACGGGCGCGGAGCTGCGCAGCATGACTCCCGACCTGCTCGACTGGACCATCGACAAATACTATGaaattg TTTTTGCACGAACCTCACCCACTCAAAAGCTACAGATAGTGGAAGCATGTCAACGGCGAGGCGACATAGTGGCGGTGACGGGCGACGGCGTCAACGACGCGCCCGCGCTGCGTCGTGCCGACATCGGTATCTCCATGGGCATCACAGGCTCACAA GTATCGAAACAAACCGCTGATATAATTTTAATGGACGATAATTTCGCGACCATCGTCACAGGAATAGAGGAGGGGCGGAAGATATTCGATAACTTAAAAAAGTCCATTTGCTACATACTCATATCGAATGTGCCGGAAATCTTCCCTGTGTTGATGTTTATCTTGTTTTCAATACCACTGCCACTGG GAGTAATGACAATCCTATGCGTGGACCTCGGCACGGACATGTGGCCAGCCGTATCCCTCGCGCACGAGCGCGCAGAGTCGGACGTGatggcgcggccgccgcgccgcggccAGCAGCTGGTCTCCGGGCGCATGCTGCGGCTCGCCTACGGACACCTCGGGCTGGTCGAGGTGGCCGCCGGCATGTTCGCATACTTCGTGGTCATGGCTGAACATGGCTTTTTCCCCGATGTTTTGTTTG GCATACGAAGCGACTGGGACAACGAAGCCGTGAGCGACCTCCGGGACTCCGTGGGGCAGGAGTGGACGTACGAGGCGCGCATGACCGTGCAGCGCGCCAGCCAGGCTGCGTACTTCGTGGCAGTCGTCATCACTCAGATGATGAACGGCGTCATTTGCAAGACGAGATATAACTCCATTGCTCACGTTG GCATGAAAAACAAGGTGCTGAATATGGGGCTCGTGGTAGAGCTGCTTGTTGCCTGCCTGGTATGCTACTGCCCGGGCGTCAACGACTTTTTCAAGGCATACCCTATACGTCTGCGATG GTGGTTCCTGGCGCTCCCCTTTGCATTGTTTATGTTTGTGTTCGACGAATTCAGAAGATACTGTATAAGAAGAGAGTTATTTGGTGGATGGTTCAATACGCTCACGTACTACTAA
- the LOC134651916 gene encoding sodium/potassium-transporting ATPase subunit alpha-like isoform X2 has product MHARTSSYASITDFFRPSKPKGLRSRDLSTTRLNLLKQEIQTDAHLVPLKEFYIRFTTDPVNGLTSAKAAELLKFYGHNALTPATQYGWPKVLLKSMCTGFSVLIWLGALLCLGAYLLEASSKPNPSRDNLYLGCVLVAVDVICGLFSFFQNYKSSKIMKTFNNMIPTNAQCTRDGVLNVDTNVRDLVRGDLVRVQAGDIVPADIRVIDSKGFKVDNSSLTGESVAVCRSNSEGTANILESPNVAFFSTQCVEGIVMCTGDLTALGRVAGLATRIQPKPSPLSEEISRFMRYMCIWALGLGAFVACASLALDYPFMQTIIFVIGIIVANIPEGLQPTVTASLTLTAQRMVKKNCLIKNLDAIEALGACTTICSDKTGTLTENKMCVYDVWTWNKTLTVSQTSFEDALRNNQANAAIIRCGALCSRATFKADGTIHGDASESAILDFVNKHGDPVSLRNQHPKVAEIPFNSTYKYQVSVHLDKNTSRYLVLMKGAPEIIIARCNTIAMEKDTKTFTREMKERADSAGIEMAKTGKRILALADLVLDASNFPLNYKFDAEDVNFPVDKLRFVGILGLMDPPRREVLSAIQRVRAAGVRVMMVTGDHPETARAVAGEVGIATTACHVITGAELRSMTPDLLDWTIDKYYEIVFARTSPTQKLQIVEACQRRGDIVAVTGDGVNDAPALRRADIGISMGITGSQVSKQTADIILMDDNFATIVTGIEEGRKIFDNLKKSICYILISNVPEIFPVLMFILFSIPLPLGVMTILCVDLGTDMWPAVSLAHERAESDVMARPPRRGQQLVSGRMLRLAYGHLGLVEVAAGMFAYFVVMAEHGFFPDVLFGIRSDWDNEAVSDLRDSVGQEWTYEARMTVQRASQAAYFVAVVITQMMNGVICKTRYNSIAHVGMKNKVLNMGLVVELLVACLVCYCPGVNDFFKAYPIRLRWWFLALPFALFMFVFDEFRRYCIRRELFGGWFNTLTYY; this is encoded by the exons ATGCATGCTAGAACTTCGAGCTATGCCTCGATCACTGACTTCTTTCGCCCTAGCAAACCCAAAGGGCTGAGGTCTAGAGACCTGAGCACAACTAGGTTGAATTTGCTGAAACAGGAGATACAAACGGATGCACATCTCGTTCCCCTCA AGGAATTTTACATTCGGTTCACGACCGATCCTGTAAATGGACTGACCAGTGCAAAGGCAGCAGAGTTGTTGAAATTCTACGGGCACAACGCACTGACGCCCGCGACGCAATACGGGTGGCCTAAAGTACTTTTAAAATCCATGTGTACAG GATTCTCCGTATTGATTTGGCTCGGCGCTCTACTGTGTTTGGGCGCGTACCTCCTCGAAGCGTCATCGAAACCGAACCCGAGCCGCGACAACTTGTACTTGGGATGCGTCCTCGTAGCTGTTGACGTCATTTGCGGACTTTTCAGCTTCTTTCAGAACTACAAAAGTTCGAAG ATAATGAAAACTTTCAACAACATGATTCCCACAAACGCCCAGTGCACTAGAGATGGCGTGCTGAACGTCGACACCAATGTCAGGGACCTAGTGAGAGGAGACTTGGTCCGCGTGCAAGCCGGGGACATAGTGCCGGCGGACATTCGGGTCATAGACAGTAAAGGTTTCAAA GTAGATAACTCATCGCTAACTGGCGAGTCTGTAGCAGTATGTCGCAGTAACTCCGAAGGCACTGCCAACATACTAGAGTCCCCTAATGTCGCCTTCTTTTCTACGCAATGTGTCGAAG GTATCGTCATGTGTACTGGCGATCTAACGGCATTAGGTCGCGTAGCTGGCCTAGCCACCAGAATCCAGCCCAAACCGTCCCCCCTATCCGAGGAGATATCCCGATTCATGCGCTACATGTGTATCTGGGCGTTGGGCCTGGGTGCATTCGTGGCGTGCGCGTCGCTGGCGCTCGATTATCCGTTCATGCAGACCATCATATTCGTTATTGGAATCATTGTTGCCAATATACCTGAAG GATTGCAACCAACAGTGACAGCATCTCTAACCCTAACCGCCCAGCGCATGGTCAAGAAGAACTGCCTTATAAAGAACCTTGACGCCATTGAAGCTTTAGGAGCCTGCACTACCATATGTTCGGACAAAACTGGCACCCTTACTGAGAATAAGATGTGCGTGTACGATGTGTGGACGTGGAACAAAACACTGACAGTATCGCAAACGTCATTTGAAG ATGCTTTGCGCAACAatcaag CTAACGCTGCTATAATCAGATGTGGAGCCCTATGCAGCAGGGCCACATTCAAAGCCGACGGCACCATCCACGGAGACGCTTCCGagtccgccatcttggattttgTTAATAAACACGGTGACCCGGTGTCTTTGAGGAACCAGCATCCTAAAGTCGCGGAGATACCTTTCAACTCTACGTATAAATAccaa GTAAGTGTGCACTTGGATAAAAATACTTCGCGATATTTAGTTCTAATGAAAGGAGCTCCAGAGATTATTATAGCTCGGTGTAACACAATAGCTATGGAGAAAGATACAAAGACCTTCACCCGAGAAATGAAGGAAAGAGCAGACTCTGCTGGAATCGAAATGGCCAAAACTG GTAAAAGAATTCTTGCGTTAGCCGACCTAGTTTTGGATGCTAGTAATTTTCCACTGAATTATAAATTCGATGCCGAAGATGTTAATTTTCCTGTAGACAAATTACGTTTTGTAGGAATCTTGGGACTAATGGATCCACCAAGAAGAGAG GTGCTATCAGCCATTCAGCGCGTCCGTGCAGCAGGCGTACGCGTAATGATGGTGACCGGAGACCACCCTGAAACCGCGCGCGCAGTGGCAGGCGAGGTCGGCATAGCCACGACCGCGTGCCACGTGATCACGGGCGCGGAGCTGCGCAGCATGACTCCCGACCTGCTCGACTGGACCATCGACAAATACTATGaaattg TTTTTGCACGAACCTCACCCACTCAAAAGCTACAGATAGTGGAAGCATGTCAACGGCGAGGCGACATAGTGGCGGTGACGGGCGACGGCGTCAACGACGCGCCCGCGCTGCGTCGTGCCGACATCGGTATCTCCATGGGCATCACAGGCTCACAA GTATCGAAACAAACCGCTGATATAATTTTAATGGACGATAATTTCGCGACCATCGTCACAGGAATAGAGGAGGGGCGGAAGATATTCGATAACTTAAAAAAGTCCATTTGCTACATACTCATATCGAATGTGCCGGAAATCTTCCCTGTGTTGATGTTTATCTTGTTTTCAATACCACTGCCACTGG GAGTAATGACAATCCTATGCGTGGACCTCGGCACGGACATGTGGCCAGCCGTATCCCTCGCGCACGAGCGCGCAGAGTCGGACGTGatggcgcggccgccgcgccgcggccAGCAGCTGGTCTCCGGGCGCATGCTGCGGCTCGCCTACGGACACCTCGGGCTGGTCGAGGTGGCCGCCGGCATGTTCGCATACTTCGTGGTCATGGCTGAACATGGCTTTTTCCCCGATGTTTTGTTTG GCATACGAAGCGACTGGGACAACGAAGCCGTGAGCGACCTCCGGGACTCCGTGGGGCAGGAGTGGACGTACGAGGCGCGCATGACCGTGCAGCGCGCCAGCCAGGCTGCGTACTTCGTGGCAGTCGTCATCACTCAGATGATGAACGGCGTCATTTGCAAGACGAGATATAACTCCATTGCTCACGTTG GCATGAAAAACAAGGTGCTGAATATGGGGCTCGTGGTAGAGCTGCTTGTTGCCTGCCTGGTATGCTACTGCCCGGGCGTCAACGACTTTTTCAAGGCATACCCTATACGTCTGCGATG GTGGTTCCTGGCGCTCCCCTTTGCATTGTTTATGTTTGTGTTCGACGAATTCAGAAGATACTGTATAAGAAGAGAGTTATTTGGTGGATGGTTCAATACGCTCACGTACTACTAA
- the LOC134651916 gene encoding sodium/potassium-transporting ATPase subunit alpha-like isoform X1, whose protein sequence is MHARTSSYASITDFFRPSKPKGLRSRDLSTTRLNLLKQEIQTDAHLVPLKEFYIRFTTDPVNGLTSAKAAELLKFYGHNALTPATQYGWPKVLLKSMCTGFSVLIWLGALLCLGAYLLEASSKPNPSRDNLYLGCVLVAVDVICGLFSFFQNYKSSKIMKTFNNMIPTNAQCTRDGVLNVDTNVRDLVRGDLVRVQAGDIVPADIRVIDSKGFKVDNSSLTGESVAVCRSNSEGTANILESPNVAFFSTQCVEGWATGIVMCTGDLTALGRVAGLATRIQPKPSPLSEEISRFMRYMCIWALGLGAFVACASLALDYPFMQTIIFVIGIIVANIPEGLQPTVTASLTLTAQRMVKKNCLIKNLDAIEALGACTTICSDKTGTLTENKMCVYDVWTWNKTLTVSQTSFEDALRNNQANAAIIRCGALCSRATFKADGTIHGDASESAILDFVNKHGDPVSLRNQHPKVAEIPFNSTYKYQVSVHLDKNTSRYLVLMKGAPEIIIARCNTIAMEKDTKTFTREMKERADSAGIEMAKTGKRILALADLVLDASNFPLNYKFDAEDVNFPVDKLRFVGILGLMDPPRREVLSAIQRVRAAGVRVMMVTGDHPETARAVAGEVGIATTACHVITGAELRSMTPDLLDWTIDKYYEIVFARTSPTQKLQIVEACQRRGDIVAVTGDGVNDAPALRRADIGISMGITGSQVSKQTADIILMDDNFATIVTGIEEGRKIFDNLKKSICYILISNVPEIFPVLMFILFSIPLPLGVMTILCVDLGTDMWPAVSLAHERAESDVMARPPRRGQQLVSGRMLRLAYGHLGLVEVAAGMFAYFVVMAEHGFFPDVLFGIRSDWDNEAVSDLRDSVGQEWTYEARMTVQRASQAAYFVAVVITQMMNGVICKTRYNSIAHVGMKNKVLNMGLVVELLVACLVCYCPGVNDFFKAYPIRLRWWFLALPFALFMFVFDEFRRYCIRRELFGGWFNTLTYY, encoded by the exons ATGCATGCTAGAACTTCGAGCTATGCCTCGATCACTGACTTCTTTCGCCCTAGCAAACCCAAAGGGCTGAGGTCTAGAGACCTGAGCACAACTAGGTTGAATTTGCTGAAACAGGAGATACAAACGGATGCACATCTCGTTCCCCTCA AGGAATTTTACATTCGGTTCACGACCGATCCTGTAAATGGACTGACCAGTGCAAAGGCAGCAGAGTTGTTGAAATTCTACGGGCACAACGCACTGACGCCCGCGACGCAATACGGGTGGCCTAAAGTACTTTTAAAATCCATGTGTACAG GATTCTCCGTATTGATTTGGCTCGGCGCTCTACTGTGTTTGGGCGCGTACCTCCTCGAAGCGTCATCGAAACCGAACCCGAGCCGCGACAACTTGTACTTGGGATGCGTCCTCGTAGCTGTTGACGTCATTTGCGGACTTTTCAGCTTCTTTCAGAACTACAAAAGTTCGAAG ATAATGAAAACTTTCAACAACATGATTCCCACAAACGCCCAGTGCACTAGAGATGGCGTGCTGAACGTCGACACCAATGTCAGGGACCTAGTGAGAGGAGACTTGGTCCGCGTGCAAGCCGGGGACATAGTGCCGGCGGACATTCGGGTCATAGACAGTAAAGGTTTCAAA GTAGATAACTCATCGCTAACTGGCGAGTCTGTAGCAGTATGTCGCAGTAACTCCGAAGGCACTGCCAACATACTAGAGTCCCCTAATGTCGCCTTCTTTTCTACGCAATGTGTCGAAGGTTGGGCTACag GTATCGTCATGTGTACTGGCGATCTAACGGCATTAGGTCGCGTAGCTGGCCTAGCCACCAGAATCCAGCCCAAACCGTCCCCCCTATCCGAGGAGATATCCCGATTCATGCGCTACATGTGTATCTGGGCGTTGGGCCTGGGTGCATTCGTGGCGTGCGCGTCGCTGGCGCTCGATTATCCGTTCATGCAGACCATCATATTCGTTATTGGAATCATTGTTGCCAATATACCTGAAG GATTGCAACCAACAGTGACAGCATCTCTAACCCTAACCGCCCAGCGCATGGTCAAGAAGAACTGCCTTATAAAGAACCTTGACGCCATTGAAGCTTTAGGAGCCTGCACTACCATATGTTCGGACAAAACTGGCACCCTTACTGAGAATAAGATGTGCGTGTACGATGTGTGGACGTGGAACAAAACACTGACAGTATCGCAAACGTCATTTGAAG ATGCTTTGCGCAACAatcaag CTAACGCTGCTATAATCAGATGTGGAGCCCTATGCAGCAGGGCCACATTCAAAGCCGACGGCACCATCCACGGAGACGCTTCCGagtccgccatcttggattttgTTAATAAACACGGTGACCCGGTGTCTTTGAGGAACCAGCATCCTAAAGTCGCGGAGATACCTTTCAACTCTACGTATAAATAccaa GTAAGTGTGCACTTGGATAAAAATACTTCGCGATATTTAGTTCTAATGAAAGGAGCTCCAGAGATTATTATAGCTCGGTGTAACACAATAGCTATGGAGAAAGATACAAAGACCTTCACCCGAGAAATGAAGGAAAGAGCAGACTCTGCTGGAATCGAAATGGCCAAAACTG GTAAAAGAATTCTTGCGTTAGCCGACCTAGTTTTGGATGCTAGTAATTTTCCACTGAATTATAAATTCGATGCCGAAGATGTTAATTTTCCTGTAGACAAATTACGTTTTGTAGGAATCTTGGGACTAATGGATCCACCAAGAAGAGAG GTGCTATCAGCCATTCAGCGCGTCCGTGCAGCAGGCGTACGCGTAATGATGGTGACCGGAGACCACCCTGAAACCGCGCGCGCAGTGGCAGGCGAGGTCGGCATAGCCACGACCGCGTGCCACGTGATCACGGGCGCGGAGCTGCGCAGCATGACTCCCGACCTGCTCGACTGGACCATCGACAAATACTATGaaattg TTTTTGCACGAACCTCACCCACTCAAAAGCTACAGATAGTGGAAGCATGTCAACGGCGAGGCGACATAGTGGCGGTGACGGGCGACGGCGTCAACGACGCGCCCGCGCTGCGTCGTGCCGACATCGGTATCTCCATGGGCATCACAGGCTCACAA GTATCGAAACAAACCGCTGATATAATTTTAATGGACGATAATTTCGCGACCATCGTCACAGGAATAGAGGAGGGGCGGAAGATATTCGATAACTTAAAAAAGTCCATTTGCTACATACTCATATCGAATGTGCCGGAAATCTTCCCTGTGTTGATGTTTATCTTGTTTTCAATACCACTGCCACTGG GAGTAATGACAATCCTATGCGTGGACCTCGGCACGGACATGTGGCCAGCCGTATCCCTCGCGCACGAGCGCGCAGAGTCGGACGTGatggcgcggccgccgcgccgcggccAGCAGCTGGTCTCCGGGCGCATGCTGCGGCTCGCCTACGGACACCTCGGGCTGGTCGAGGTGGCCGCCGGCATGTTCGCATACTTCGTGGTCATGGCTGAACATGGCTTTTTCCCCGATGTTTTGTTTG GCATACGAAGCGACTGGGACAACGAAGCCGTGAGCGACCTCCGGGACTCCGTGGGGCAGGAGTGGACGTACGAGGCGCGCATGACCGTGCAGCGCGCCAGCCAGGCTGCGTACTTCGTGGCAGTCGTCATCACTCAGATGATGAACGGCGTCATTTGCAAGACGAGATATAACTCCATTGCTCACGTTG GCATGAAAAACAAGGTGCTGAATATGGGGCTCGTGGTAGAGCTGCTTGTTGCCTGCCTGGTATGCTACTGCCCGGGCGTCAACGACTTTTTCAAGGCATACCCTATACGTCTGCGATG GTGGTTCCTGGCGCTCCCCTTTGCATTGTTTATGTTTGTGTTCGACGAATTCAGAAGATACTGTATAAGAAGAGAGTTATTTGGTGGATGGTTCAATACGCTCACGTACTACTAA